In Burkholderia savannae, one genomic interval encodes:
- the map gene encoding type I methionyl aminopeptidase, with protein sequence MARSRHVPIRSKAEIAMARRAGMMAAQVLSMIAPHVKAGATTNELDRLCRDYIVDVLHARPANIGYHGYPKTICASVNHVVCHGIPSDHALMDGDIVNIDVALDIDGWYGDTSRMYFVGEPAAAARRLVDATFEAMMAGIAAVRPGATLGDVGHAIQSVAHREGLSVVREYCGHGIGRIYHDEPQVLHYGRPGTGLRLAPGMIFTVEPMLNAGRAETRQLADGWTVVTQDRSWSAQWEHMVVVTEGGFDILTPWPDGEPACPPVGADTPGAIERS encoded by the coding sequence ATGGCACGTTCACGACACGTTCCGATCCGCTCGAAGGCCGAGATCGCGATGGCGCGCCGCGCCGGCATGATGGCCGCGCAGGTGCTGAGCATGATCGCGCCGCACGTGAAGGCCGGAGCGACGACGAACGAGCTCGACCGGCTGTGCCGCGATTACATCGTCGACGTCCTGCACGCGCGACCCGCGAACATCGGCTATCACGGATATCCGAAGACGATCTGCGCATCCGTGAACCATGTGGTCTGCCACGGCATTCCATCCGATCACGCATTGATGGACGGCGACATCGTCAACATCGACGTCGCGCTCGATATCGACGGCTGGTATGGCGATACGAGCCGCATGTATTTCGTCGGCGAGCCGGCCGCGGCTGCGCGCCGTCTCGTCGATGCGACCTTCGAAGCGATGATGGCGGGAATCGCGGCGGTGCGTCCGGGCGCGACGCTCGGCGACGTCGGCCATGCGATCCAGAGCGTCGCGCATCGCGAGGGCCTCAGTGTCGTGCGCGAGTACTGCGGCCACGGCATCGGTCGCATTTACCACGACGAACCGCAGGTGCTCCATTACGGGCGGCCGGGAACGGGGCTTCGCCTCGCGCCCGGCATGATCTTCACGGTCGAGCCGATGCTCAATGCGGGGCGCGCCGAAACGCGGCAACTCGCAGACGGCTGGACGGTCGTGACGCAGGATCGTTCGTGGTCCGCGCAGTGGGAGCACATGGTGGTCGTCACGGAAGGCGGCTTCGATATCCTGACGCCGTGGCCGGACGGCGAGCCGGCGTGCCCGCCGGTTGGAGCGGACACGCCGGGCGCGATCGAGCGGAGCTGA
- a CDS encoding ParD-like family protein, giving the protein MGIVKISDQMHESLRHASAALSRSINAQAEHWLRIGMLAELHPTLSYAEICRLLIEAEIQGDEATTTSTAAARTA; this is encoded by the coding sequence ATGGGAATAGTCAAGATATCCGATCAGATGCATGAATCGCTGCGCCATGCGAGCGCCGCGCTAAGCCGATCGATCAATGCGCAGGCGGAGCACTGGCTGCGTATCGGGATGCTCGCCGAATTGCATCCGACGCTCAGCTACGCGGAGATTTGCCGCCTGTTGATCGAGGCGGAAATTCAGGGCGACGAAGCGACGACGACCTCCACCGCCGCCGCGAGGACCGCATGA
- a CDS encoding type 2 periplasmic-binding domain-containing protein yields the protein MLVVDAGVPFGARPSGTGIARVEPDGVRELIDKGRLAESVPEWRGGALLLDARYSRRRLPAAEGRAFVDVCAEIPEAHCA from the coding sequence ATGCTTGTCGTGGATGCCGGCGTTCCGTTCGGCGCACGGCCATCCGGAACCGGCATCGCGCGCGTCGAGCCAGATGGCGTACGGGAACTGATCGACAAGGGCCGTCTCGCCGAATCGGTTCCCGAATGGCGCGGCGGGGCACTTTTGCTTGATGCGCGGTATTCACGGCGCCGTCTGCCGGCGGCGGAAGGCCGCGCGTTCGTCGATGTCTGCGCCGAGATTCCCGAAGCCCATTGTGCGTGA